One window from the genome of Candidatus Chlorohelix allophototropha encodes:
- the rfbD gene encoding dTDP-4-dehydrorhamnose reductase, which translates to MYQASAGSGGNGMRVVVTGINGQLGSAVLKAAEQRGFETWGMSHEQGDITNRTGVMNYIMHHAPDLVIHPAAYTYVDQCESDPDTAYRVNALGTQNLALACAKSGATLLYVSTNCVFDGEKPYPYEYYEYDATNPTSVYGRSKLAGEWYTSNIAHKFYVVRTAWVFGSKPVPGKVNFVQRMLQIADERGSATVVEDERSNPTYAPDLAEALLDLAETEAYGIYHLTNTGVASRYEFAQEIFRLSQRNVTITPTSLKDFKRPTPPLYNSALKNFAAASLGVKMRTWQEALEQYIREAILN; encoded by the coding sequence ATGTACCAGGCGAGTGCTGGCAGCGGAGGAAACGGTATGCGAGTAGTGGTAACGGGTATAAACGGGCAGTTAGGTAGTGCGGTTTTGAAAGCAGCAGAACAACGCGGTTTTGAAACATGGGGTATGTCGCATGAACAAGGCGATATCACCAACCGCACCGGGGTAATGAACTACATTATGCACCACGCGCCCGACCTTGTTATCCATCCTGCCGCCTATACCTATGTTGACCAGTGTGAGAGCGACCCAGATACCGCCTACCGGGTAAATGCGCTCGGCACTCAGAATCTCGCGCTGGCTTGCGCTAAAAGTGGCGCAACTTTGCTATATGTCAGCACCAATTGCGTTTTTGATGGGGAAAAACCCTATCCTTACGAGTATTACGAGTACGATGCCACCAATCCCACCAGCGTATATGGACGAAGCAAACTGGCAGGAGAATGGTACACCAGCAATATAGCTCACAAATTTTATGTGGTTCGCACCGCTTGGGTTTTTGGTTCAAAACCTGTACCGGGAAAAGTCAATTTTGTACAGCGTATGCTACAAATCGCCGATGAGCGGGGGTCAGCAACGGTAGTTGAAGATGAACGAAGTAACCCTACCTATGCGCCTGACCTAGCAGAAGCCCTCTTGGACTTGGCGGAAACCGAAGCATATGGAATCTACCATTTGACGAACACGGGTGTAGCCAGCCGTTACGAATTTGCGCAGGAGATTTTTCGCCTTAGCCAACGCAATGTGACGATTACTCCTACCAGCTTAAAGGACTTTAAACGTCCTACCCCACCTCTTTACAACAGCGCCCTTAAAAACTTCGCCGCAGCCAGCCTTGGTGTAAAGATGCGCACTTGGCAAGAAGCATTGGAGCAGTATATCCGGGAAGCAATCCTTAACTAA
- a CDS encoding GNAT family N-acetyltransferase, with product MRTVNLHSKEEIEHFLRKDQALRVYELGDLDDFFWEDTEWYGLKEDGVLQQVLLLYCGSDLPVLIGQANGNAAHLSELLEATRPRLPSRFYSHLSPEVIPALQEDYQVEYHGAHYKMALQDCSRLEKYDKTHPVQLSWQNVEEIEQLYIESYPQNWFDPRMLDTGFYYGIRNNNKLVSIGGVHVYSPQYKVAAVGNVATHPSYRGRGYSLGLCAHICRELLKTVDTIGLNVRSDNPGALAAYRKLGFEIAGEYAEYTLELK from the coding sequence ATGCGGACGGTAAACTTACATTCTAAAGAGGAAATCGAACACTTCCTAAGAAAAGACCAAGCTTTGCGAGTTTATGAACTGGGTGACCTTGACGACTTTTTCTGGGAAGATACCGAATGGTACGGTTTGAAAGAGGACGGGGTGTTACAGCAGGTTCTATTGCTATATTGCGGCTCAGACCTTCCGGTGTTAATCGGGCAGGCGAACGGCAATGCAGCGCATTTAAGTGAATTGCTGGAAGCCACACGCCCTCGCTTGCCTTCCCGTTTTTATTCCCATCTAAGCCCAGAAGTTATTCCAGCGCTACAAGAAGATTACCAAGTTGAATATCACGGGGCGCATTATAAAATGGCGCTTCAAGATTGTTCACGTTTGGAAAAATATGATAAAACGCACCCGGTGCAGTTGAGTTGGCAAAATGTAGAAGAGATTGAACAACTTTATATAGAAAGTTACCCGCAAAACTGGTTTGACCCGCGCATGTTGGATACCGGATTCTACTATGGCATCCGAAACAATAACAAGTTGGTCAGTATCGGCGGAGTGCATGTCTATTCGCCACAGTATAAAGTAGCAGCAGTAGGCAACGTAGCTACCCACCCCTCGTACCGAGGACGCGGTTATAGCCTTGGGCTATGCGCTCACATTTGCCGCGAGCTACTTAAAACTGTGGATACCATTGGGTTGAACGTAAGGTCGGATAATCC
- a CDS encoding 4Fe-4S dicluster domain-containing protein — translation MFDFLQNGLPAFALWIISGLTALYGLAYFLTHITHGGLVRQNLLLTNRVQLPELAKNADVSGSGTGEETTQALVMLPSEGLGPSERGGIIYPAQGRNGLNFKPGLCTGCGLCVFVCPATAVSTNPTTKGYLRKFDLGKCMYCGLCEAACPTQAIHLTVQNRGTSDLSEFIIEEELAWEKCAECGAKIPALNLFSARIYDLEMAKPTSKKKGKKSGQRCGECTRRVLAAEETVCE, via the coding sequence ATGTTCGATTTTCTACAAAACGGGCTTCCGGCGTTTGCGCTGTGGATTATAAGCGGGCTGACAGCGCTATATGGGCTGGCATATTTTCTGACGCATATCACACATGGTGGATTGGTACGGCAGAACCTTTTACTAACAAACCGGGTGCAATTGCCGGAACTAGCTAAGAATGCCGACGTATCAGGTAGCGGCACAGGTGAGGAAACTACACAGGCACTGGTTATGTTGCCCTCAGAAGGTTTGGGACCAAGCGAACGAGGCGGCATCATTTACCCGGCGCAAGGACGCAACGGCTTGAACTTTAAACCGGGACTATGCACCGGCTGCGGGTTGTGCGTTTTTGTTTGCCCCGCCACTGCCGTTTCCACCAATCCAACTACCAAAGGCTACTTGCGAAAGTTTGACCTAGGCAAATGCATGTATTGTGGTTTGTGCGAAGCGGCGTGCCCAACTCAGGCGATTCACCTTACCGTTCAAAACCGGGGAACCAGCGACCTCTCCGAATTTATAATCGAAGAAGAACTGGCGTGGGAGAAATGCGCCGAATGTGGCGCAAAAATACCTGCCCTCAACTTGTTTTCAGCACGTATCTACGACCTAGAAATGGCTAAACCAACCAGCAAGAAAAAAGGCAAAAAAAGCGGGCAGCGCTGCGGGGAATGTACCAGGCGAGTGCTGGCAGCGGAGGAAACGGTATGCGAGTAG